The Prosthecobacter algae genome includes a region encoding these proteins:
- a CDS encoding 4-fold beta flower protein encodes MDYITFYNESGSPVAWLSDDNQSIYLFNGKPVAWICEDSVYSYSGRYLGWLQNGWVWDRSGRPAFFTQDASGGPSRPSRASRPSRASRQSRPSRASRESRPSRPSRSSSWSALSGESFFDL; translated from the coding sequence ATGGATTACATAACATTTTACAACGAATCAGGCTCGCCAGTAGCTTGGCTTTCCGACGACAACCAGTCCATTTACCTGTTTAACGGCAAGCCAGTTGCTTGGATCTGTGAAGACTCGGTCTATTCGTATTCGGGGCGCTATCTCGGCTGGCTTCAAAACGGATGGGTTTGGGATCGATCTGGACGCCCTGCATTCTTTACACAAGATGCATCAGGCGGCCCGTCTCGTCCCTCCCGCGCGTCCCGCCCCTCCCGAGCATCTCGGCAATCTCGACCCTCAAGAGCCAGCCGCGAATCACGCCCATCCCGCCCGTCTCGTTCTAGTTCGTGGTCGGCTTTGAGTGGTGAATCGTTCTTTGATCTTTAG
- a CDS encoding C-terminal helicase domain-containing protein has translation MVPDNIGLFLGESRRMHPDVCTFISETIYEGRLQSHVDCAAQNISVSGNEGALVDKGVGIVFSGVEHDGNIQQSDEEVHRAKAIFEELIGRPHTTKNGETRPLVLSDFLFIAPYNAQVRSLQAALPPLARVGSVDKFQGQEAPVCILCLCSSFGEYGSRGLGFILDRNRINVAISRAQCLAVVVADPRIAMTSAGSIEEMRLLNLFCKLTSGS, from the coding sequence GTGGTCCCTGACAACATTGGATTATTCTTGGGAGAATCTCGTCGCATGCATCCAGACGTCTGCACGTTTATCTCAGAGACCATTTACGAGGGACGACTGCAATCCCATGTCGATTGTGCCGCCCAAAACATCTCGGTTTCCGGCAATGAAGGCGCTTTGGTGGACAAGGGCGTTGGAATCGTCTTCAGCGGGGTGGAACACGATGGCAACATCCAGCAGAGCGACGAGGAGGTTCATCGAGCCAAGGCGATCTTTGAAGAGCTAATCGGACGCCCACACACAACGAAAAATGGAGAAACAAGGCCTCTCGTCCTTTCGGATTTCCTCTTTATTGCGCCGTACAACGCGCAGGTTAGATCTCTCCAAGCTGCCTTGCCTCCATTGGCAAGGGTCGGTAGCGTGGACAAGTTTCAGGGCCAAGAGGCTCCAGTTTGCATTTTGTGTCTCTGCTCCAGCTTTGGCGAATACGGGTCTCGTGGGCTGGGTTTTATTCTGGACCGGAATCGCATTAACGTCGCGATCTCACGTGCGCAGTGTCTCGCAGTCGTGGTCGCCGATCCCCGAATCGCAATGACATCTGCAGGTTCAATTGAGGAAATGCGGCTGTTAAACCTATTCTGCAAATTAACATCAGGATCATGA